A single genomic interval of Aureliella helgolandensis harbors:
- a CDS encoding DnaA/Hda family protein: MASEVNQSERNIADQLRSALVDRISPERFDLWIPAETTWTWTGDVLQLGFPSDFTRQLAMKMLLKDMTAGLVELAGEHTSIDSIVVVPERKAADPPDAASAERPALKIHAADSDARTPEREPFETPGQPERSALSQGVAGGYAQATGGGSGSSSGGQVAPSQPVSNQPTSGQPTGRTGQPRIENLWNKFVRGESNQLAWTTANLVINDPGRLTPVLLHGPSGSGKSCLLEAVAQQLRIVRRMRRVVHMTSEQFTNDFMEGLRGGGLPMFRRKYRDVEAFILDDIQFFVGKKSTLTEVKHTLDNLLRLNKQVVFTANCSLNELSGLGNDLIGRLRGGLVSPLFPLDEATRGGLLSRLLSDAGVEVAEGVVVRLAERAAGDGRVLSGIAKRLMAVASAHDGTLNWDQSWNAVYDLVQATQPIVRIGDIERVVCSVFGLASDSLQSTSKMRSVSQPRMLAMFLARKYTPAAYKEIGEYFGKRRHSTVISAEKTVTGWLSERDDVPCGRGMSVKDALRHVESQLQVG, translated from the coding sequence ATGGCTAGCGAAGTGAACCAGAGCGAAAGGAATATCGCTGATCAACTGCGATCTGCTCTGGTCGACAGGATCAGCCCGGAGCGCTTCGACTTGTGGATTCCCGCAGAGACGACTTGGACGTGGACGGGGGATGTCTTGCAGCTTGGCTTCCCCAGCGATTTCACGCGCCAGCTGGCCATGAAGATGTTGCTCAAGGACATGACTGCTGGGTTAGTTGAGCTAGCGGGCGAGCACACATCCATTGATTCCATCGTGGTCGTACCAGAACGCAAGGCGGCGGATCCGCCGGATGCTGCAAGTGCTGAACGGCCGGCACTGAAGATTCATGCAGCAGATTCCGATGCGCGCACTCCTGAGCGTGAGCCTTTCGAGACGCCTGGCCAACCCGAGCGCAGTGCGCTCAGCCAGGGTGTTGCTGGTGGCTACGCCCAGGCAACTGGTGGGGGATCGGGTTCGTCGAGCGGTGGGCAGGTAGCTCCGAGTCAACCTGTTTCGAATCAGCCTACCTCGGGGCAACCGACCGGTAGAACGGGTCAGCCGCGAATTGAGAATTTGTGGAATAAGTTTGTACGAGGTGAATCCAATCAACTTGCTTGGACCACCGCGAACTTGGTTATCAATGATCCGGGACGTTTGACTCCCGTGCTGTTGCACGGTCCCAGTGGATCTGGCAAGAGTTGCCTACTTGAAGCCGTCGCGCAACAGTTGCGTATCGTACGTCGTATGCGTCGAGTGGTGCATATGACGAGCGAGCAATTTACCAACGATTTCATGGAGGGGCTGCGCGGCGGGGGACTCCCCATGTTCCGGCGCAAGTACCGAGATGTCGAGGCCTTTATCCTCGATGATATCCAGTTCTTTGTCGGCAAAAAATCGACACTAACCGAAGTCAAACACACGCTCGACAATCTGCTGCGATTGAACAAGCAGGTTGTGTTTACGGCAAATTGTTCGCTCAATGAACTGAGTGGACTTGGAAACGATTTGATCGGACGACTTCGCGGGGGATTGGTGTCTCCTCTATTTCCACTTGACGAGGCGACTCGCGGTGGTTTGCTGTCACGCCTGCTGAGCGACGCGGGAGTCGAAGTCGCCGAGGGAGTCGTCGTCAGACTTGCAGAGCGAGCGGCGGGAGATGGACGTGTTTTAAGCGGGATCGCCAAACGCTTAATGGCCGTCGCCTCGGCGCACGACGGCACGTTGAACTGGGATCAGAGTTGGAATGCGGTCTATGATTTGGTGCAAGCCACCCAGCCGATCGTCAGGATCGGTGATATTGAGCGTGTTGTTTGCAGTGTGTTTGGCTTGGCATCGGACAGTCTACAGTCGACGAGCAAGATGCGTAGCGTTAGTCAGCCACGCATGCTGGCGATGTTCTTAGCTCGCAAGTATACCCCGGCTGCTTATAAAGAAATCGGTGAGTACTTCGGCAAGCGTCGGCACAGTACTGTAATCTCTGCCGAAAAAACCGTGACTGGCTGGCTCAGTGAGAGAGACGATGTTCCCTGTGGGCGTGGGATGTCGGTCAAGGATGCACTGCGTCATGTCGAATCGCAACTGCAGGTCGGATAG
- a CDS encoding ABC transporter substrate-binding protein, with the protein MLSPPLPYTPQSQRTSPTARSRSIPYAHKPPLRLLWSRLLKLTVLNLCLVSWGCNSSAPIARQDDAGNDRVVLMLNWYPEAEHGGFYAAQVHGIFEQHGLNVEIRAGGPNTPVAQELVGGRVQFAIGNADDVLLFREQDAPIVALMAPIQTTPRCILVRASSPVKDLRSLGGMRLQANAGRPFLDYMKAEGLLQNVQVVPYPGTVANFVTDENTAIQAYSFSEPLLAEEEGVQVRKLMLSEIGFNPYASCLLSTESYIEQNHDTVRRMVLACREGWKKYLESPVETNAAILSNNKQGMTTEALEFGVQALRPLCLPNGLPADEVGMMSPNRWSELVDQFVQLKLISSGKVTAESAYTPIFLDRALTADQP; encoded by the coding sequence ATGCTAAGCCCCCCGCTCCCATACACCCCTCAGTCCCAGCGAACGAGTCCAACAGCCCGCAGTAGGTCCATTCCCTACGCACACAAACCACCGCTCCGTTTGCTTTGGTCACGCTTGCTGAAGCTGACGGTATTGAACCTTTGTTTGGTGTCATGGGGGTGCAATTCTTCCGCTCCTATTGCACGGCAGGACGATGCTGGCAACGACCGCGTCGTACTCATGCTCAACTGGTATCCGGAGGCAGAGCATGGCGGCTTCTATGCCGCTCAAGTCCACGGAATTTTTGAACAGCATGGATTGAATGTAGAAATCCGTGCCGGAGGTCCCAACACTCCAGTTGCTCAAGAACTCGTTGGTGGACGCGTGCAATTCGCGATCGGCAATGCCGACGACGTTCTCCTTTTCCGAGAACAAGACGCCCCGATCGTGGCGTTAATGGCTCCCATTCAAACCACACCTCGTTGCATCTTAGTCCGCGCAAGTTCGCCGGTGAAAGACCTGCGAAGTTTAGGGGGCATGCGACTGCAGGCCAACGCGGGACGCCCATTCTTAGACTACATGAAAGCAGAAGGGCTACTGCAGAACGTACAGGTAGTTCCCTATCCGGGCACCGTAGCCAACTTTGTGACCGACGAGAACACTGCCATCCAGGCCTATTCATTCAGCGAACCACTGTTAGCGGAAGAGGAAGGAGTCCAGGTTCGAAAGTTGATGCTCTCCGAGATCGGATTCAATCCCTACGCTTCCTGCTTGCTTTCCACCGAGAGTTACATCGAACAAAATCACGACACGGTCCGACGCATGGTGCTTGCCTGCCGCGAAGGCTGGAAGAAATACCTCGAGTCTCCGGTGGAGACCAATGCCGCAATCCTCTCCAATAATAAGCAAGGTATGACGACCGAAGCTCTAGAGTTTGGCGTGCAAGCCCTGCGGCCTCTCTGCTTGCCCAACGGCTTGCCAGCGGATGAGGTGGGAATGATGAGCCCCAACCGCTGGAGCGAACTGGTGGATCAATTCGTCCAACTCAAGCTCATCAGCTCTGGCAAAGTAACTGCCGAGAGCGCTTATACCCCCATCTTCCTAGACCGAGCCCTCACCGCAGATCAACCATAA
- a CDS encoding ABC transporter ATP-binding protein: MPSKSTTEETLSIGIQLRDLVVEYAPGKPVLQNLTQDIFSGEIVACVGASGCGKSTLLRAIAKLIPLRSGSIVLHPNSLTRPPNNIAYVFQDATLLPWRTVAENVKLPFELGRAASRKVKATSASDQHMEIKSVLETVGLSADDAGKFPRELSGGMRMRVSLARAIVTSPSILLLDEPFAALDDLLRSKMNDLVLQLQQSGQQTVLFVTHNIAEAVFLSHRVFVLGDGKICRTLNNPLAFPRSPEIRSSLEFAEFYGRISHALAEVSP; the protein is encoded by the coding sequence ATGCCGAGTAAGTCCACCACCGAGGAAACGCTATCCATCGGTATCCAACTTCGCGATTTAGTCGTCGAGTACGCGCCTGGTAAGCCGGTGCTCCAAAACCTGACGCAAGACATTTTCTCGGGTGAGATCGTTGCCTGTGTTGGCGCCTCAGGCTGCGGCAAAAGCACTCTCCTGCGTGCAATTGCCAAGCTCATTCCTCTTCGCAGTGGTTCCATTGTTTTACATCCCAACTCACTAACACGCCCCCCCAACAACATCGCCTATGTATTTCAAGATGCCACATTGTTGCCGTGGCGAACGGTTGCCGAAAATGTAAAATTGCCGTTCGAACTAGGAAGGGCAGCGTCTCGCAAGGTGAAAGCAACTTCGGCCTCTGACCAACACATGGAAATAAAAAGCGTCTTGGAAACGGTGGGACTCTCTGCCGACGACGCTGGCAAGTTTCCGCGCGAGCTTTCAGGCGGCATGCGCATGCGAGTGAGTTTGGCCAGGGCGATCGTGACTTCCCCCAGCATATTGCTCTTGGACGAGCCCTTTGCAGCGCTCGATGATTTGCTCCGCTCTAAAATGAACGATCTCGTGTTACAACTCCAGCAATCGGGCCAGCAGACCGTGCTATTTGTAACGCATAACATTGCTGAAGCCGTGTTTCTCAGCCACCGCGTGTTCGTATTGGGGGATGGCAAGATCTGCCGTACGCTAAACAACCCTCTTGCGTTCCCCCGCAGTCCAGAGATCCGCTCGAGCCTCGAATTTGCAGAATTCTATGGTCGCATAAGCCATGCACTTGCCGAGGTGAGCCCATGA
- a CDS encoding ABC transporter permease — MKKAILAWCFQYATAIGVMFLLAAIWHALVVLRGIEPIILPTPLRVLEAAIRERETLFKGFLATGMAASLGLTLSIALGSLIAIVFSQSKTLRSAFYPYVLFLQTVPIVAIAPLLITWCGYGAHTVVLVAAIISIFPIVSNVTAGLISVDENLKDLFELHQATRWQTLIKLRIPNAIGSLILGMRVSTGLAVIGAVVGEFFLGTGVAGYSGLGTVMIIWQNRSRTDALIAVVFVSTLLGLAMLGAVNLGTRLLLRRWTVGQNFENE, encoded by the coding sequence ATGAAAAAAGCTATCCTGGCTTGGTGCTTCCAATACGCGACCGCCATTGGTGTAATGTTCCTGCTGGCAGCGATTTGGCATGCCCTAGTCGTACTACGAGGGATTGAACCCATCATCCTCCCCACTCCACTGCGAGTGCTAGAAGCCGCAATTCGTGAAAGAGAGACTCTGTTCAAGGGGTTTCTAGCGACAGGCATGGCCGCCAGCCTGGGGCTCACGCTGAGTATCGCACTCGGTTCATTGATAGCCATCGTTTTCAGTCAATCTAAAACACTCCGTTCGGCCTTTTATCCTTACGTGCTGTTTTTGCAGACGGTACCTATCGTGGCCATTGCTCCTCTGCTAATCACTTGGTGCGGCTATGGGGCGCACACCGTCGTCTTGGTAGCCGCCATCATCAGCATTTTTCCAATTGTCTCCAATGTGACCGCGGGGTTGATCTCCGTCGATGAAAATCTCAAAGATCTCTTCGAACTCCATCAAGCAACCCGTTGGCAAACTTTGATAAAATTGCGAATACCCAATGCAATTGGCAGTCTCATCCTGGGTATGCGCGTCAGTACTGGCCTAGCAGTGATTGGTGCGGTTGTCGGTGAATTTTTCCTGGGAACGGGGGTTGCTGGATACTCCGGTCTCGGAACGGTCATGATCATTTGGCAAAACCGCTCTCGCACCGATGCGTTGATCGCTGTGGTATTCGTCAGCACACTTCTAGGTCTTGCCATGTTGGGTGCGGTGAATCTAGGAACCCGTCTCTTACTCCGACGTTGGACCGTTGGCCAGAACTTTGAAAACGAATAG